The Pseudomonas sp. LFM046 region GTGAACATGGAGGCCTTCGAGGTCGGCAAGAACCTCGCCACCACCGAAGGCGCAGTGGTTTTCCGCAACGACGTGCTGGAACTGATCCAGTACAAGCCCATTACCGAAAGCGTGCACGAGCGCCCGCTGCTGGTGGTGCCGCCGCAGATCAACAAGTTCTATGTCTTCGACCTGTCGCCGGAAAAGAGCCTGGCGCGCTTCTGCCTGCGCAGCAATCTGCAGACCTTCATCATCAGCTGGCGCAACCCGACCAAGGCGCAGCGCGAGTGGGGCCTGTCCACCTACATCGACGCGCTGAAGGAAACCATCGACGTCATCCTGAAGATCACCGGCGCGAAGGACCTCAACATCCTCGGCGCCTGCTCGGGCGGCATCACCACCGTGGCCCTGCTCGGCCACTACCAGGCCATCGGTGAACACAAGGTCAACGCCTTCACCCAGATGGTCAGCGTCCTCGACTTCACGTTCGACACCCAGGTTGCCCTGTTCGCCGACGAGCAGACCCTCGAGGCAGCCAAGCGCCGCTCGTACCAGGCAGGCGTGCTGGAAGGCAAGGACATGGCCAAGGTCTTCGCCTGGATGCGCCCCAACGACCTGATCTGGAACTACTGGGTCAACAACTACCTGCTGGGCAATGAACCGCCCGCTTTCGACATCCTCTACTGGAACAACGACACCACCCGCCTGCCTGCGGCCCTCCACGGCGAGCTGGTGGAAATGTACAAGACCAACCCGCTCACCCGACCCGACGCCCTGGAAGTCTGCGGCACCCCCATCGACCTCAAGAAGGTCACCTGCGACTTCTACTGCCTGGCCGGCACCACCGACCACATCACCCCCTGGGAAGCCTGCTACCGCTCGGCCCGGCTGCTGGGTGGCAAGTGCGAGTTCGTGCTGTCCAACAGCGGCCATATCCAGAGCATCCTCAACCCGCCGGGCAACCCGAAGGCGCGCTTCTCCACCAACAGCGACATGCCGGCCGACCCCAAGGCCTGGCTGGAAAACGCT contains the following coding sequences:
- the phaC gene encoding class II poly(R)-hydroxyalkanoic acid synthase, with product MSNKNNEDLQQQASESTLNLNPVIGIRRKDLLSSARMVLLQAIKQPFHSAKHVAHFGLELKNVLLGQSGLQPEADDRRFNDPAWSQNPLYKRYLQTYLAWRKELHSWVEHSNLSAQDTSRGHFVINLMTEAMAPTNSMANPAAVKRFFETGGKSLLDGLSHLAKDLVNNGGMPSQVNMEAFEVGKNLATTEGAVVFRNDVLELIQYKPITESVHERPLLVVPPQINKFYVFDLSPEKSLARFCLRSNLQTFIISWRNPTKAQREWGLSTYIDALKETIDVILKITGAKDLNILGACSGGITTVALLGHYQAIGEHKVNAFTQMVSVLDFTFDTQVALFADEQTLEAAKRRSYQAGVLEGKDMAKVFAWMRPNDLIWNYWVNNYLLGNEPPAFDILYWNNDTTRLPAALHGELVEMYKTNPLTRPDALEVCGTPIDLKKVTCDFYCLAGTTDHITPWEACYRSARLLGGKCEFVLSNSGHIQSILNPPGNPKARFSTNSDMPADPKAWLENATKHADSWWLHWQKWITERSGKTKNANFTLGNKAYPAGEASPGTYVHER